The stretch of DNA AGGTTTTTCAAGGGACTGTTGAGTTGTCAAATCGTCAGAGTGCGATGTGAACTCACGCGTTGAGTCTCTTCGCTTGCACCACTGAGACCCCAGCCAAGCCCCGAGCAGTCCACAAGCCAGAGGATTTAGAAAATCAAAAATAGTCAAAACACTACCTTTGTCATCCTGGCTCTGTGCGACAGTTTCTGGTTCGACTACCAATGAGTGGAACCGTAAACGTTTCGGTATGAAAGCCTACGATTCTGCCGCGCTGCCTGAATTCGGAGTCCTGAAGTTCTCGAGATTTCAGCACAATTTCAGCACCCTTGAGCACTACAATCCCTACTCTGCTTTTAAGAGGAACTCACAGAAACTGCTGGTCTGTTTCAGAATCGAAATCCAGTCGCTCCAGATTGTTCGTACAGCAATTCATCGCTGGGCTTGTGCTGAGAAGCAGGTTGACACTCAGGGCCGTTAAACACTGTCTCCCCCCTCCCCGACTCACCCCTGCGAGCAATTTTGAGAGTGGCCGATAGAGAACAGTTGCATGTTACGGAAGATCTAACGGTTGTGCCGAACTTTCTAGAGAATCTGGAATTTTGAGAAATTCACATTGTACGGACCGATCAATAGACAGATGACCATTGGGGAATGACCTCGTGAGATCGACTGTATTCTCATTTCACACGCATTACCTTTACAAAATCTCCAGAATTCAGAGTCTTGGAGGCGTTCGGCGATACTCTGACTTAGGGTTTGACGGAAATCGGGACGAATCATGAAGAAAATTGTGGCTTATCTGCTTCTTGCTGTAACAGCCCAACTGCTGGTCCCTAGTCGCGCCCAATCCAATGGTGTGGTTCGAGACAGCATTGGTGCGACAAGTTCGGGGCGTGGCGGGACCAACCTCGCGCATCATGACAACGGGGCCGTCATTCTGAACAATCCCGCGGCGATGGTGAACGTCAAGGGTTCGGGACTCTCCGAGTTTGGCGTCGATACCGTAATCACGGATCTTGACTATTCCGATCCGGAAAATAACACAAGCGCGGTCAATACAAATGTCCTTCCGGAAATCTCGGTGATCCGCAAAAGCCTGGACGGCCGATGGGCCGTGGGATTTGGCGCCTTCGCACCGGCCGGATATGGTGCGACATGGAAGCTGTCGAATCCAATTTTAGGAACAAATACCTACAAGTCGTTTGGCGCACTGGGCAAAATCATGCCCGGGGTGGCCTACCAAGTGAATGACGATCTCTCCATCGGTGCATCAATGGGGGTGGCGGTCAGCCATCTGGAATTCGAAAGCCCGTTCTTCCTGCAAACCGGTCCGCTGGCCGGAGCTCCGACCCAATTCGATTTGCAGGCCACCGGGGCCAGCCTCGCCTGGAACGTGGGTCTGCAATATCAACTCGATGAGTGGACGACTATTGGAGCCGGCTTTATTGGCGAGACCCGCATGGAATACGATGGCAATGTTCGCGCTGCTGTGGTCGGATTGGGACCGCAGCCGATCGAAAGTCGCTTCGATGCGGAGGTCGACCTGGCTTGGCCACGTTCTGCCGGCGTGGGGGTAGCCCACTGGCTCAATTGTCGGCAACGGATTTCCACAGATCTGATGTGGTACGACTGGTCGAACGCCTATGACCAACTCGACATCCGATTGCGAAACTCAACGAACCCGATCTTTCCCGCCGTTTTGGGCCCTGAGATTTCCGACTCCTTTCCGCTCCGTTGGCGTGACAGTCTGTCCGTTCGACTCGGCTATGAGTTGTTCACTCCCAACGATTCCGTCTTTCGGGCCGGATACGTTTACAATACACGCAATTTGCCCAGCGCCACGCTCACCCCATTGATCCCAGCGACCCTGGAACACTCGTTTACGGTTGGTTACGGGAAGAGTTGGAGTGATTGGCAGTGGAACTTCGCCTATCAGTTTTCCTTCGGACCAGAACGATCGGTCGGCACCAGTGCTCTGGCAGGCGGAGATTTCAGCAACAGCGAAAGCAATTCACAAGCTCATTGGATTTCGCTCAGCCTCATCCGACGGTTCTAAGCCATTTGGCAAAAAGGCAAGCTGAACGAACGATTCCAAAATGGGACCGCGGACTAACTTCGCGTACAACCCGGAAGCGGGTATCCGCCCCCCGAGGATAGATCAAAAGACGCCGAGCGCAAAATGCCCGGCGTTTTTTTGTGCGCGGTGCCCGACGCAGCACCTGTACATCACCGACCTCTGGGCAATTCTGGTTGCCGGAGCCGAAACAGAGAAAGCGGAGGACAAACACGTTACAAATTCACGCAGCGCTGGCATCAGCTGAGAGCCTTGATAAAATGGGATCCACACAGAGCTTGGATCAGCTCCAGGCTTCATCGATTTGGGAATGGTCGGTTGGATCAATCGAGGAAACACCATGCTGCAAATTGCCTACGCTCTGCTGGTCGTTGCTCTGCCTGCGGCGCCGCTCTATGAAGCGGAACTTGTCTTTCCCGGGGAGCCTAAACACAATCATTCGCCGGGCATTGTCGAAACGGCCGATGGCGATTTGCTGGTTTGTTGGTTCCATGGTGTTGGGGAGAAAACCGACGACTCGTTGGTGATTCGTGGGGCACGTAAAAAACGCGGGGCGGATCAGTGGTCGGCTCCGTTTCTAATGGCGGACAACCAGAATCTTCCCGATCAAAATTGTGTGCTCTTTATTGATCCGCGCGGCAAGCTGTGGCTGTTTTGGATTTCGTCGCTCGACAACACGTCGGACACCTATCTCCTGAAATATCGCACGTCGAGCGACTATGCCGGAGACGGCCCACCAAAATGGGATTGGCAAGATGTGCTGCATTGCCGCCCGGTCAATCTGCAACAGCGTTACCCGGAAAGTGCCGAGCAGGCGCGTGAGGAATTCGCCGAAGAGATCAAAACCAACGAACGGCTGCGGACCCGCCTGGAATATGGTGTGACCGCCTCCAAAGACAAGTTAGCGCGGCGTCTGGGCTGGATGACGCGAACACATCCCATCATGCTCTCCGACACCCGAATGATGGTGCCGCTGTATTCGGACATTTTCAACTGTTCTTTGGCCGCATTTACTGACGATTGGGGCAAGACCTGGGAATTCAGTGAGCCGATCCTGCCGCTGAACGTTCAGCCGAGTTTTGTTCGCAAGCAAAACGGCGATATTGTGGCCATGATGCGCGACAAAAGCCCCCGCCGCCGCATTCCGCGGTCGGTCTCCCATGACGGCGGGCAAACCTGGACGCAGACGCAGGGAATGGAAATCCCCAATCCCGATAGCAGTGTGGAATGCATCGTGCTGAAATCCGGAAATTGGTTGTTGGTCTGCAATGACACGACGGGCGGAGACCGCGGCGGACGTACACAAATGACCGCATACCTATCCGACGACGAAGGGAAAACGTGGAAGTGGCATCGCAGCTTGGAGAAGCACGATGCCTCAACGGCCGCTGCGTATCCCTCCGTGATTGAATCTCGCGACGGCAGCATCCTCTGTGCTTACACACACTCGCCCAGCCCTAACGAGACGATCAAAGTCGTGCGGTTTAATGAGGATTGGGTTCGCGCCGGTGATGCGGCAGAATAAGTTCCATCCCAGGTTAATGCGGCTTTGCCGCTTACCTTCAGGATGCGATGTCCCCCCTTCGGGGCTTTCGATCTAAAGCTAATCATATCCGCGGGGAAACAACGTTTTTACGCCCCCCTGCCCTGAGGAGAGTTCTATGCGTTCCCGTCTCTTTTGCAGTGTCGCATGCGGCGTCGTTTTCATAGCGACCATGACGCATGGTGCCGAGTATGAATCGGTTACGATCCGCGTAGGAGCGGAGGCGGATTCCGTGGAACTCAAAGTGGCGGAATTGCTGCAGCAGCGGATTGCCGAACCCAGCGGGCTCCCCACGCGCGTCGAACGGACTGCCGGGGATGGGCCGACGAATTCTCTACTCATACTGCTAGGCATTCCGGCGCATCATTCGGAGCTGCAAAAACAACTTGAAGACGATCAGATTCCCGCTCTCACCCAGCGCGATCCCGGACCGGAAGGTTTTCTGGTCAAGATGCTAGCCGACAACGACGTACTACTGGCAGCCGGTGTGGACCAACGAGGGGTACTCTACGCCGCTGGTGAGATTCTGCGGCAGTTGGACATCAAAGAGAAATCGGTCGAAATTCCTGACACTCTCGATGTGCGCACGGCACCTGCATTTGCCATTCGCGGCACACAGTATGGCCAAAGCGGTGTCGCCAAAAAGCTGGCGAAGGTTCGTGATTGGACGCCGGCAGAGACGCAGCGGGTGATTCTGGATTATGCACTGGCCGGTGCGAATACATTTTCAACCGGCCCCGGGCCGATGTTTGATTTCATCAAGTCGTTCGGCTTGATGACCCAAGGGGGCTTCGGCGCCAACACCGGCCCCGGTCCGCCGGAATGGAATGCCAAAGAATCGATCGGTCGGATTGGGTACCTCTGTCTGTCGGTCCCTGAAGCCCGTACCGCTCAGCTCAAACGCTGTGAAGACCAGTTCCGCTCCAGTCCCACATACGACTTTGTCAAATTCCACGGTGGCGACGGCGGGGGGTGTGAATGCGACCTGTGCGATCCTTACGGGCTGAAGTTTATCAAGCTTGTCGAGAAGATGGCGGCGATTATTCACAAGTACCATCCCACGACCAAAATCTATTT from Symmachiella dynata encodes:
- a CDS encoding OmpP1/FadL family transporter, whose amino-acid sequence is MKKIVAYLLLAVTAQLLVPSRAQSNGVVRDSIGATSSGRGGTNLAHHDNGAVILNNPAAMVNVKGSGLSEFGVDTVITDLDYSDPENNTSAVNTNVLPEISVIRKSLDGRWAVGFGAFAPAGYGATWKLSNPILGTNTYKSFGALGKIMPGVAYQVNDDLSIGASMGVAVSHLEFESPFFLQTGPLAGAPTQFDLQATGASLAWNVGLQYQLDEWTTIGAGFIGETRMEYDGNVRAAVVGLGPQPIESRFDAEVDLAWPRSAGVGVAHWLNCRQRISTDLMWYDWSNAYDQLDIRLRNSTNPIFPAVLGPEISDSFPLRWRDSLSVRLGYELFTPNDSVFRAGYVYNTRNLPSATLTPLIPATLEHSFTVGYGKSWSDWQWNFAYQFSFGPERSVGTSALAGGDFSNSESNSQAHWISLSLIRRF
- a CDS encoding sialidase family protein; amino-acid sequence: MLQIAYALLVVALPAAPLYEAELVFPGEPKHNHSPGIVETADGDLLVCWFHGVGEKTDDSLVIRGARKKRGADQWSAPFLMADNQNLPDQNCVLFIDPRGKLWLFWISSLDNTSDTYLLKYRTSSDYAGDGPPKWDWQDVLHCRPVNLQQRYPESAEQAREEFAEEIKTNERLRTRLEYGVTASKDKLARRLGWMTRTHPIMLSDTRMMVPLYSDIFNCSLAAFTDDWGKTWEFSEPILPLNVQPSFVRKQNGDIVAMMRDKSPRRRIPRSVSHDGGQTWTQTQGMEIPNPDSSVECIVLKSGNWLLVCNDTTGGDRGGRTQMTAYLSDDEGKTWKWHRSLEKHDASTAAAYPSVIESRDGSILCAYTHSPSPNETIKVVRFNEDWVRAGDAAE